TCGGCGGCTTAGCGTGGTCGCCCCTCCATTCTCCAGTCACACTTTCCGTGTGTGGGACTGTGCTGTGTGCTGAGAGGGATCCATCGCATTTCATCCACCCATGTCCTTGACCGCGCTCGCTGCCTCTCCAGCTTCGAAGTGACCAGTCTTTTCATCGGTTTCCATCTACTTCTACTTTTTCGCACCATCACCTCCGACCACCCAGTACGCCACAGGTTCCCGACTTTGTACGCTCCTTTTCGAAGTTGCAAGAAACAAATCGGTTTTCACGACTCGACGCGAACTATATCGATTATTTGATTCGCCATAAATTTGACAATCCACACGCTTCTTTTTATTCCGTCGTGTGTCCCGCCAATTCGACGGAACCCCTCCAAATTTCCTGCTCGCCCGGACCTCTATTTCCGCATCCGCCGCAACCGCAAACCTACCGCTTGGTTCGCCTCCCCGAAACATCAATACTCATTCTGAGCTGCCAAACTGCACTCAGAACCCGAACCGCCGTTAACGAGGGCGCTCGATTTTACCGCACGAAAACGGCGGTCCGCAAAGAATTCAAACCCGCAGAACGTTCACGCCgatcacgacgacgacgacgacgacttgGGGGGTGGGCTCGTCGGGGTGGCTTTCTTCTACGATGAACTCGTAGTAATCGGATTTCaggaattctttttttttttacttctcTACTTCTATCACTattacctttttttccttgcaaGAAAACATTGCCCGAACAGCGGATGCGATCCCTTGAACGCTACCGACGGCCGTTTGACCTCGACTCGTCGCCTGCTATGGAACCTGGTCACCACAAGAACGGCCGCGCGCAGCCGATGCCGGTCGCCGCCGCACACATCCCGTCGCGGACCGCGAACAGCACCCCAGTGTCGTCTCCAGGACTGTTTAGCCCGACCCCTTCGCGTTTGAACATGCTCATGCACCAGGGCCACACCATGTCTGAGGGCACGTCACCGCTGCCTGCAAACTCGAGCGATTTCTTCTTGCACCCTTTACAGATACGCAAAGTTCGAGAGTGAGTTGCAAGACTTGATGTTCTTCCAAAAGACTGTGCGAAAGCCCTTCTAACCCGACCTTTGGAATGTAGAACGTATACCGCAAATGTAGATCGTGACGGTACAACTGGGCGAAAGCTCATCAACCAGTATGAAGTCATGGAGGAGATTGGCCGTGGTCAGCATGGCAAGGTGAAACTGGCCCGGAACACCACGACGGGGGAGAATGTTGCCATCAAAATTATCCCGCGTTATTCCAAGAAACGCAGACTAGGAAAGGTCACGGCCGAGGACCCTGGGAGGAACACGAAGCGGGAGGTTGCCATCCTCAAGAAGATCCGCCATCCGAACGTTGTAGCCCTTCTCGAAGTGATCGACGACCCTGAACTCAAAAAGATCTACATGGTCCTTGAATACGTCGAGCATGGCGAAATTACTTGGAGGAAAAAGGGTCTCCCGCATATTTGCAACCTAGAGCGCCGACTAGTGGAGCGAGGCGCCCGTGGTGAACCGCCTTCCGCTGAAGAGGAGTACTTGTTACGTCAAATGGAACGCCGACAGGCGATGAAGGGGTTTcagcgggcaaaggctgcacAAGCGAACTCCAGCCACGACCAGGCGGCCTACGAGGACTACGAAGGGGAACAGACACGATCAGACGAACACCGATGCGCATATCCGTCTCTTCCCTGCTCCAGGGTTGCCTCGCCGCCTCCTTCCCGCACAGCCTCAGCCATGTCTCTCACGAACTTGCCCGTCTCACAACCGTCCGACTTCGACATGACTCCCCGTGCTGGTGATATGGAAGAACAGCACCTATCATCTCTACGTCACACCTCATCCTCTTATGACCTCAACGGCACGATGTACGGCGTCTACGGCGGACGTGGAAACGGAACATCGTGCAGTCGGACGCGCTCCCCTAGCATGGCTGATTCGATCATATCGCACCTATCATCTGCAGATATGGAGGAGTCAAGCCCTCACGATCCTTATGTCGATGACTACTCCTATGTACCTTGCTTCACTCTGGAAAACGCCAGATCTGCTTTCCGGGACACTGTGCTTGGCTTGGAGTACCTCCACTACAACGGGGTTGTCCATCGCGATATCAAGCCCGCCAATCTGCTGTGGACCAAAGATTTTCGGGTCAAGATTTCCGACTTCGGTGTATCCTACTTTGGACGACCGGTAAGAGAGGGAGATGTTGATGAGACAGTGTCCGAGGCGGAAGCACTGAACTTTGATGATGATCGCGAGCTCTCCAAGACCGTGGGCACGCCTGCCTTCTTTGCCCCTGAACTGTGTTACACAGATCTCGACAAGGAGCCGCCCAAGGTCTCCGAGCAGATTGACGTTTGGTCGCTTGGTGTCACCCTTTACTGCATCGTCTTTGCCCGTATACCCTTCTTGGCCCAGGACGAGTTTGCGATGTTTAAGAAAATTGCAACCGAAGATGTATACATTCCTCGGCAACGCCTACGACCCGTGACCCCCTTCACGGACCCCAGCAAGGTATCTTTCCAGAAGCGGGTAAACATTGAACCGTACAGGGACGATGAAGATGCTGCCTACGAGAAGATTGATGACGACTTGTATGACTTGCTTCGACGGATGTTGGTCAGGAACCCCGAGGAGAGAATTCGACTTGGCGAGGTTAAAGTGCACCCTTGGGTTACACGAGATATTCCAAACCTGGAAAACTGGCTCAAGGACACGGATCCCTCTAGGAAGATGTCTGGGAGACAGATCGAGGTTGACGAGAAGGAGATTGGCCGTGCTGTCGTGCCTCTTACCTTCCTCGAGAGGGCAAAGTCCGCAGTCAAAAAGGCCGTCGGCAAAGTCATTCACCCCAGAGGCGATCGCCCCGAGCATTCAAGGAGGAGAGCGCAGAGCAGTGCAGCCAGTTCCGTTGGAGAGAATGGGTCAATTGCGTCTTCGGCGTATCCGGCAGATATTCCCAAGAAAAGTGTCAAAAGCGATGACTACTTCGCCACGGTTACACAAATGCCCAGCGAGCACCCGCTAGCGCAAAGCTTGACAGCTAGCCCGCGAGACTCCCCTTTGGGGCGCAGCCCGTCAGGTAGCGCCCCCGTGAGCGGGAAGCCGTCCAGACACACCGGCGAATTCAACTCAATAGCTCACGACATGGCGGAAAAGCCGATGCCCACTGCTCCGACGCCCAGTCATCATGTTAGGAAGCACGGCCATGCTAGGTCTATGGGCGCCAATCCTTACTTGTGCTTGACCCCCACCCTACAGCAGTCGTACACTGTTCCATCAAGCCCTCTCCCCCGGGAGATGATGGAGGAGCGCAGCAGGCTATACAACCGGAAAAGCCGAGAGCCCAACATGCAGTCAGATGACTCCTCCCGAGCCCTTTCAATGGACCGTGCCGGGCTGGTTTTCCCTCAAACGGATAAACGTGCGGAAGCCAAGGTAGCGCTCAGCCACGCCGTCGCCCCGGGTAGTCTGCAACAACCAGCCCGATCTCCTCGTCACATTCGGTCTATCGACGTCATGGGCAGCTCGCCTTATGTATCCCCTGGATTTGTGCCATCTCTTCTGTCTCAGCTTGGCCAACCAATGTCCGACTCGAACATTCAAGCCAAGAGCCTATCGGAAGACCGATTTGCAACAGTATACCGCGTCGAGTCTGGGGTTCCAAAAGCCCCTCAGTACGAACGGCAGCCGCTGACCATTCAGACCAGCGTTGATGTGTCAAGGACCAGCCAGCCATCACCGGACGACTCTCAGCCATTGCCCCCGTCGCGTGAGCAGACTATATCAACCGTCGTCTCTTCAAGTGTCACCTCGCTTGGTGGGGTGTGCACACCGATGACCAGCCCCAGCATAGTGGCCAGCCCTGTCTGTCAGACCACGACAGCGAACACACGAGACACCCCCGAATCAATGCCCGTGTTTCAGTCGGACCCATCTCTGCCGGCACTTATGAGTGGCGCCAGCTCCGTGTCCGCCGATGTTGAAGGAGATTTCCTCAAAAAGCCGGGCGTCGTGGATCGTTCATCATTTATCGCCACCACCGATTCGTTGACACCACCTGCACCCGGTAAGGCTCTTGAAGATTTTCCGCTGGATCAGCCCGAACTGGACCATGCCGAAATCATTCCGGTCCAACTAAGTCCGGCATTCTCCAGCCACGGCGTTCGTAGGCACGCGCCCGCACCTACATCCACCAGGTCTTCGTACTTGTCCAATAATGACATGGACGATGATAGTGACAGTGACGACGGCATGCTTATGATCAGGACCAAGAAGAAGTCTGCGCCCAGAAGCCCGCCCGCCACTCAACAACCCTATTCCCCCACCGGAAGTTTGGCACTCACCGCGAGGAGACGTGACACGAACACCAGCATTGCCAGTACGGAAACCGCGAGAAGAGTCTCGCAACACAACTGAATTACGCTTGAGCTCAACGCCCATCCTCTACGAGCGCACACAACATACATACGCATACTACGACTGGATGTTTCTGAATGTCCATATTTTGCACACAAAAACAGTTCAAACCTGAGCAAGATAGGGTACAACATATTGGATTTGACGTCCCCGCGGATTTGCATTGGCTGGACTTCTGATTTCCTTTGTGTTTTGTCTTTGGCAGCTGGCCGCTCAACCATACAAGGAAGGCAGTCTTCATTCGATTCTTGAATGCCCTGAATGCAGCACATGAGCTCCAGCGGCTCAAATTGGATCTGCCCAGAACAGGCGTTTTGTGGGTTtgactctttttcttttcttataTAGAGGCGCGCTACTCTTTTGCACTCTTCAGGTTGACAGGAACGGGGGCATATGCGCCTTCTCCCTCTTGCATTGCATTCATACCTATTTCACTACTCATTGATAGAAAAGTGGGAGGTTCACTGTTTGTTGTTTTACTACTTGGGAGGATAGTCTGTTTTACTTTCACGCCCTTGACATGCATCACTGGGAGAATAAATTGTGGGAACGGAATGAGGGATTAGTTGTCGATTGTTTCGACATTCGGTTACATGGCAGAGGCTGTTGTCATTCATATACTTCTCTGTGGGGCGTAGCAGGAGGTGTGGCACCAGCCCTTTTCATTTTGCAATAATGACATGGCATGACGGGAAGTTGGTCAGGGAATGGGTGGGCAGCAttgatttttcttttctttttttttttttttttttttttgtttagaaatggggggggggggaggtgCAATGGTTTTCACATCAACATGGATGTTGGCTGGGATGAGAATTTATGGCTGTGGGATTGTGACGAAATTGGGCATGTTGGGGGACACAAATTATGGATTGATGAAAGGAATGATGATTTGGGCAGTTGTTTACATGATGCCTGGGGCGCGAGACCTCGAGGAGTTAACCAGTGCTGGCATCGTTGGCTTAGTACCACAAGTCTTGGACAAAGATCACCGCTCTAATATTAAATATTCTCATCTGTACTAAACCGCTCTCCGGGACTCGGTTACCTGTGACAAGACTCAATGCCTATGCCTCGTTAAGAAGCAAAGGAGAATATCAAGTGATACCGGGCATCGTGGGCGGCAATTCTGAATCTACTGACTTCTTTAGCATCGTTTGTCTTTGCTGCATATCATTGTTGGCATGACAGCTCTTGGATCGTTGAATGTGGCCAGAACTCTCTTAGCTGCTGAGCGCTTATGCCTTGCTGTTTTGAGGTATACTTACAAGTTGTGCCGGAAGATACAATTGTCATCATTTGTCGACCTAGCAAGACTCGGCTCATCACTCACCGCCACACCAACCGACAGCATGCCTTGCGTGAACAACTATCTGTTTGCCCATCTACTCACCAACGACACCAGGATCGTCGAACATGCAACGCTGCCTGATGGTCAATTCTTTTCTAGACCCATTCCCTACGGAGCATCCGTACCGAGCATACAACCTCCCCAGAAGAAAGAGGAGGGAAAAAGACAACTTCGACAGCCAACAACCTTGAACATGACTTGACCCAAGCTTCATTGTAGAAAGAGCATCTCACTTGGCAGGTAAATAGGTAATGAGACTACGACGGAGGTCCCCGAACAGTTGAACTAATCTCCCCGGCAGGGACTAGACCGAGGGTACCTGCATTTACGCGGGTAGATAAGCAATGCGGACGTGGCTGTCCAACCTGGGAGCTGTGCCGCAGGCGTAGGCAGCTTGCGTGTTGGAGATATATAGATGGAAACGGAAGCTTTAGAAAACAAAAGTAAAGGTGCGATACAAGTACTGATTTCTTGCTGTGTAcaacctaccttacctacataAGCTACGCAAAGAGAAGAGGGAAGAGAGGAGAAAGGGGAAATCATTACGTGTTACAGCCCACgagcttttctttctctgctGCAGTGCAGCTGTTTGCTTTGAGTAGATTCTGTGCAACGCTCAACAAGCCAACCGGCTGACTGGTAGCACGCGGATACGAGGTTGATGAGATGGACTGCAAGGCAACAGACAGTTGGGCAAAGTTATGTTTGACAGGAGAGTGGCAGTTGAAGGCGTGAAGTAACTCAAAATGGTTGTTGGATTCCAAACTTGCGCGGTTCGCCGGCAAATCACTCAAAAGTTCTTGTACGTATATTTCACAACCATCACCGAAAACAATGAGCTCATAACCCAACCAAGATGACCATGTCGAGGagtggcggccaaggcggcgTCCTGTCACGCGTCGAGGACGCGAGGGCGCCAATACCCAAAACCGCATCTTCAAGTTTCTCCGTACGTAAATTATGAGCATAGTCGTACATCATTATACAATCGGTTGGTCTAGAAAATATGGTGGCAAGGGTGGCTAAAACGTAAACTGTCAGCCACAGCATCGCAGATTTTGCTGGCTATCGTAGGTAACCGTTGATAGGGTACCGAGAGCACTAGCTCAGGCAGGAAATCGTAATGTGATTGGATACGCGAAATTTGTTTGCTTCACTTCTTACACAAACACGCAAGCAGTAAACGAATGATTGGTGTGGCGAGTGCCGGTTTTCCGTGGCTTGCCTTGTAGCCAATCTGCGATTGATTATTGAAGCGACATTTGGGTTCTTGGGTAAAGGTGGGTGCGGCCCGAAAGACACGAAAAAACAAATGAAATTGATATTCATGACGTTGCCCAGCCCTGGTTGCTCCAACCGACAAGAGAAGCCCATAGCTTGCGTATACGGAGTAGGGCCTGAGTGCTTCCCtccatattttttttcttccttcttgAGGGCCTTGAGTGCCGAATCCCCGAGCTGCCC
The Pyricularia oryzae 70-15 chromosome 1, whole genome shotgun sequence DNA segment above includes these coding regions:
- a CDS encoding CAMKK/META protein kinase, with amino-acid sequence MRSLERYRRPFDLDSSPAMEPGHHKNGRAQPMPVAAAHIPSRTANSTPVSSPGLFSPTPSRLNMLMHQGHTMSEGTSPLPANSSDFFLHPLQIRKVRETYTANVDRDGTTGRKLINQYEVMEEIGRGQHGKVKLARNTTTGENVAIKIIPRYSKKRRLGKVTAEDPGRNTKREVAILKKIRHPNVVALLEVIDDPELKKIYMVLEYVEHGEITWRKKGLPHICNLERRLVERGARGEPPSAEEEYLLRQMERRQAMKGFQRAKAAQANSSHDQAAYEDYEGEQTRSDEHRCAYPSLPCSRVASPPPSRTASAMSLTNLPVSQPSDFDMTPRAGDMEEQHLSSLRHTSSSYDLNGTMYGVYGGRGNGTSCSRTRSPSMADSIISHLSSADMEESSPHDPYVDDYSYVPCFTLENARSAFRDTVLGLEYLHYNGVVHRDIKPANLLWTKDFRVKISDFGVSYFGRPVREGDVDETVSEAEALNFDDDRELSKTVGTPAFFAPELCYTDLDKEPPKVSEQIDVWSLGVTLYCIVFARIPFLAQDEFAMFKKIATEDVYIPRQRLRPVTPFTDPSKVSFQKRVNIEPYRDDEDAAYEKIDDDLYDLLRRMLVRNPEERIRLGEVKVHPWVTRDIPNLENWLKDTDPSRKMSGRQIEVDEKEIGRAVVPLTFLERAKSAVKKAVGKVIHPRGDRPEHSRRRAQSSAASSVGENGSIASSAYPADIPKKSVKSDDYFATVTQMPSEHPLAQSLTASPRDSPLGRSPSGSAPVSGKPSRHTGEFNSIAHDMAEKPMPTAPTPSHHVRKHGHARSMGANPYLCLTPTLQQSYTVPSSPLPREMMEERSRLYNRKSREPNMQSDDSSRALSMDRAGLVFPQTDKRAEAKVALSHAVAPGSLQQPARSPRHIRSIDVMGSSPYVSPGFVPSLLSQLGQPMSDSNIQAKSLSEDRFATVYRVESGVPKAPQYERQPLTIQTSVDVSRTSQPSPDDSQPLPPSREQTISTVVSSSVTSLGGVCTPMTSPSIVASPVCQTTTANTRDTPESMPVFQSDPSLPALMSGASSVSADVEGDFLKKPGVVDRSSFIATTDSLTPPAPGKALEDFPLDQPELDHAEIIPVQLSPAFSSHGVRRHAPAPTSTRSSYLSNNDMDDDSDSDDGMLMIRTKKKSAPRSPPATQQPYSPTGSLALTARRRDTNTSIASTETARRVSQHN